Proteins found in one Saccharopolyspora phatthalungensis genomic segment:
- a CDS encoding restriction endonuclease fold toxin-2 domain-containing protein, whose protein sequence is MIGDLVSSLRAAVITIAGVQAAAVGVRVGSSDGFKVDHEVLFRSSVRFLDSKEFAYNIASGTAGDLQSSAGMVGNDDTGKAFAGKYEPAARATVHAMGVAGQALAKVSAELLTIAWWHLKMDDTLAAAFNGGQIDTASAMAPPQTSDCDPSNAAETLPHITGTGQESDIPVIGKFWPQADPDKLRAAAHVWNTAADLMDQAQRNAAGHAQPVLASAEGATADAFKAYCASVFTGNPSGGDHAEEKAPLIDNVSASCRSLAKMCSAFADQVDSVRDTIIGIGVGVGIATVAGVALTVFTLGASDEAAGANDAGLVAEASAAATELAAAAGTSSEAAVVAEAEQIIAQAASRIPVEVSAPGEVPTIPAVTIGTSGAAAPTHPASTTPSRIETALNPESGAVGPIPPPEPSPFPLYSPHQQTAAQTWVQGLESRPPNYGTPADRAYQLRVAGEPERKMSAENGRTVWADGFRPADGAIIDAKNVRKQGCSPRSLQGVHDNSFETQLLQTGDERELSKYQGAIENPSNHAQYLELDTNDRETVGYWQFLCAENHVKSNVRYAP, encoded by the coding sequence GTGATCGGTGATCTTGTATCGAGCTTGCGCGCTGCGGTGATCACGATCGCTGGCGTCCAGGCTGCAGCAGTTGGGGTACGGGTGGGTTCGTCTGACGGGTTCAAGGTCGACCATGAGGTGCTGTTTCGGTCGTCTGTGCGGTTCCTCGACTCCAAAGAGTTCGCCTACAACATCGCCTCAGGCACGGCAGGGGACTTGCAGTCCTCAGCGGGCATGGTGGGAAATGACGACACAGGGAAGGCATTCGCAGGCAAATACGAGCCCGCTGCGCGGGCCACGGTGCACGCCATGGGTGTTGCCGGTCAGGCGTTAGCGAAAGTTTCGGCGGAACTGCTCACCATCGCCTGGTGGCACCTGAAGATGGACGACACCCTGGCCGCCGCATTCAACGGCGGGCAGATCGACACCGCATCGGCCATGGCCCCACCACAGACCTCCGACTGCGACCCCAGCAACGCCGCAGAAACCCTTCCACACATCACGGGCACCGGGCAGGAAAGCGACATCCCAGTGATCGGCAAGTTCTGGCCACAAGCCGATCCCGACAAGCTGCGAGCCGCAGCCCACGTGTGGAACACCGCCGCCGACTTGATGGACCAGGCGCAGCGCAACGCCGCCGGCCATGCCCAGCCGGTGCTGGCCTCGGCCGAAGGCGCGACCGCCGACGCGTTCAAGGCGTACTGCGCCTCAGTCTTCACCGGCAATCCCAGCGGAGGCGACCACGCCGAGGAAAAAGCGCCACTGATCGACAACGTCAGCGCGTCGTGTCGCAGCCTGGCCAAGATGTGTTCGGCCTTCGCGGATCAGGTTGACAGCGTGCGTGACACGATCATCGGCATCGGCGTAGGTGTCGGTATCGCAACGGTGGCCGGGGTGGCACTGACCGTCTTCACGCTCGGCGCGTCGGATGAGGCTGCGGGCGCGAACGATGCCGGGCTCGTTGCCGAGGCATCAGCGGCGGCAACCGAATTGGCTGCGGCAGCGGGTACCAGCTCTGAGGCCGCCGTCGTTGCCGAGGCCGAACAGATCATCGCGCAGGCGGCTTCCCGGATACCCGTGGAAGTCTCGGCGCCAGGGGAGGTACCGACCATCCCGGCGGTCACCATCGGTACGAGTGGCGCGGCAGCACCAACACACCCGGCATCGACCACTCCCTCGCGCATCGAAACCGCACTGAACCCTGAATCAGGCGCAGTCGGCCCGATCCCACCACCCGAGCCATCGCCCTTCCCGCTCTACAGCCCACACCAGCAGACCGCCGCCCAAACCTGGGTTCAAGGACTTGAGTCGCGACCACCCAACTACGGCACGCCAGCCGACCGTGCCTACCAACTCCGCGTAGCCGGCGAACCCGAACGCAAGATGAGCGCGGAAAACGGTAGGACGGTGTGGGCTGATGGCTTCCGACCGGCTGATGGTGCCATCATTGACGCGAAGAATGTCCGCAAGCAGGGTTGCAGTCCACGGAGCCTCCAAGGAGTACACGACAACTCGTTTGAAACTCAGCTGTTGCAGACGGGAGATGAAAGAGAGCTGAGCAAATACCAAGGCGCGATTGAGAACCCGAGCAATCACGCTCAGTACCTTGAACTCGACACTAACGACCGCGAGACCGTCGGCTACTGGCAATTCCTCTGTGCCGAGAACCATGTCAAGAGCAACGTGCGGTACGCCCCGTAA